The following DNA comes from Allobranchiibius huperziae.
AGATTGGCGGGTGTCGTCTCACCGCGCGGCCAGGGGATGACGTGGTCGGCGTCGCAGTTCTTCGGTGGCGCGGTGCAGCCGGGGAAGCGGCAGTGCTCGTCCCTGGTCTCGACGAACCTGCGGATCGCGACAGTGGGGGAGTAGGTGCGAGTGGTGGTGTCCAGGTGCGTGCCGGCGGTCGGGTCGGTCAGCACCCGGGCGATCCGGGTGCCGAGCTCGGCCGTGAGGCGCCGGACGGTGTCGCCGCAGATCGTCCCGACGCCGGCGACGTCGACGTCCCCGATCGCGCTGACCGCGCTCGGCTCGCCGTTCCCCGGTGTGCGGTCGACCGGCACCTGGAAGACGACGGTCGTCTCGATGTGCGCATTGGCGAGGATGAGGTCGGTGAGGGCGTCGGCGCGGCATTGCGCGAGGGTCTTGCCGGTCGTGGTCTCTGCGTGCAGTTCACGGGCGAGGGCATCGACCGCGGCGTACGCCGCATGCGCGCGTTCGGTGGGCAGCGTCGCGCGCAGATCGGTGTATCCGGTGTATGCGGAGGGAGATACGAACACCCCGATCGCGTCACGGGCGGCGGCGCTGTGCTGGGTCTCCGCGGCGATCGGGTCCAGGCGGGTCAGGAGGGTGCGGGTGCGCCGGCTGATCTGCACCGGTGTCCACCCGGTGACGCCGCGGGCGATGAGGGTGTCCACGACATGGCTCGCGATGTGGTCGGGCGCGTAGGCCAGGATCTCGGTGATCCGGCGCAGCCGCCAGGAGTCGATCGCGCCCGCGCCCATCAGGTCCAGCAGGGCCGGCGCCACGGCGACCGCATCGACCGCTTCGCCGACACGTGCGGTGGCCTGACGTTCGCTCCAGCACATGGCGGGTGCGAGGTCGGTGTCGGCGAACTCCTCGACGTGGCCGATGCCACGGTCGATCTCGAGGTCGGTCCCGTCGGCGCCGGTTGTCCGTTCGGTCGCGGCGTACTGGGCGACGCGCACGTTCTGCACCGCGGTGGCGGCATTGGCGATCGCTGCACATTCGGCTGCCTGCGATTCCAGGTCGCCGAGGTCGAGTCGGTGGCGGTCGAGCTTCGCCTGTGAATATGCCGCGGCGAGCACGTCGCGACACCATTTCAACGCTTGGGCGACGTCAATATTATCGATATTCGGAGGCATTCCCATGGCGCCATGGGAATCGAATTCCTGCGGCACGTCCCGGCCCCGATCAGCGGTGGTTTCGGAAAGCTGCCTCATTCATAGATCATACACCTGTTCGCATGCCAGCGCGACATTCTCACAGGTATTCTTTCCCCTTATATCGAACGCCCCGACCCGGTTAATCATCTGCCGAGATTCCGGTTTCCGGCTGTCCGATGATCGACGCGAGATCGCGCACGGCGTAGCGATGATGCGCCCATTCCTCTTCGAGGATGGTGTGCAGACAGGCGAGCGCCGACACGCGGCGGTCGGGGGCCCATGGGTGCCTGCACGACCGGGCAAGATCCTGCGCGGTGAGGGCTGCGATGAAATCGCGCACCATCGCGACGTGCTCCGCCCGCACGGCCAGGATCTCGTCGTACGGCGGGGTCGCATCGGTGAAAACGGACAAGTCGTAGCCGTCCGTCTCGTATTCGCTGTTCGGTAGACCGATCGGGTGGTAGGGCCGCTCCACGCCCAGGATCGCGCGACCCAGCCAGGTGTCGGTCGCCATGATCAGATGCCGAAGGGTCTGCGCGTACGACCATTCGCCCGCCACCGAGACATCGACAGTGCCCCTCGGCATCGACGCGACCCGCTCGCCCGTGGCGGCCCAGGTCGCCTCCAGCGCAGCCCATGCCGCGCGCAGGTCGTCGGGGGTGGCAGCCCGCCGTTGCGCCCGCCCCGGGAAGCGGCGGTCGAGCTCGGCCTCGACGAATGCGACGACGTCGACTCCGTTGATGAGCAACCCGCCGTCCGCTGCCGACAGCCACGGAGCGTCGATGTCCGTGCCTTGTACGTCGACCGCGCGCATCGTGACACCGGAGAAGTCCGTCCGGACGAAGCGGGAGCCGCCGAGGTCCACATCGGTGAACTCGGCACCGTGCAGGAGGTCGGAGCTGGTGAACGTTGCCATGGTGCCTCTCCTCGTGGAGGTGCCTTGCCGCCGAGAGGTCAGCGCACGACGAGGCTGCTAACCATCTCGCGCCTGCTGTTGACGCCGAGTTTGGCGAAGATCGACTTCAAGTGGTCCTGCACGGTGTGCGGCGACAGGTGCAGCGCGGCGGCGATGGCCGACGTCGCGGCGCCTTGCAACACCATTGCGGCGACGTCCTGCTCGCGACGGCTGAGTCCGCGTGCGGCGAGCGTCATGGCGCAGATCTCGGCGGCGGTGGTGTCGTCGATGGTCACCACCACGTCATCGGGTGGTGGAGCCGCCTCGTTCGCGGGCCCCGCGGCGAACCTGGTCGCCCGCACGGTCAGCCAGGAGCCGGAGCGGCCCATGGCCCGGGTCATCGCGAGCTCCGGCGTGCTGCGCGCGGCTGCCGTTGCAGCCAGCACGGTCGCGGGAAGGGATCCGTTGTCCCAGCCGCCGAGGTCCTCGATCCGCGCGTCGGCCGCGGCGGTGATGTTGGCGACGCGATCGGCGCCGTCAACGATGATGACGGACGGCCCGCCCGCCGATTCGGAGCCGGAGCGGCGGGGGCTGAAGGCCGCACCGCGGATCAGGTCGGCGACCTGGGACTGCACGGCCGACACCACCCGGGCGTCGGCCGCCGTGAACGGCGGCTCGGCGGCGCCGCGGTAGATCGCGAGGGCCCCCCAGATCAATCCCTGCGCGCGGAACGTCACGCGCAGTTCATCGGTGAAGCCGAAACTGGGAGCGAGGAATTCGCGGAACCGGCGGCATTCCTGAGGTGCCCCGCCGGTGTCGATCGAGAGCACCCCGACCGGGTCGGGCCGCGTCGCGATCTGACTGAACTGGTTGATGTCCGGGCCGCCGTACTCCGCTGCGGCGAACTCCTCGTCGCCGACCGCCAGGGGCCTGGTCTTGTAGGTCCAGCTGATCAACCCGGTGGACGGGTCGGTGGTGGCCAGGCAGCCGAAATCGAAGGGCACATGTCGGCGTACGGCGGCGCAGATCCGCGCGGCGAGCGCGCTCAGATCTGTGTCACCTCGGGTGCCGACGGTCAGCTCGTCCGCCAGCGACCGGTGCCGCTGCGTGGTCACCGGACCATGGTGACCCAGCTCCCCGGAGCGCGACAGCATTGCGGCGAAAGTCCCCACATTTCTGGGATGGTGCGGACGAAGCGGCGTCCCGATTCTGGAGGCATGAACACCGACAGACACAGCCACACCACCCGATGCTGGTGGAATGCGGAGCAGGCCCGATGGGTCTGCCGGCCCGTGACCGACACGGCGGAGTCCGTCGTCGACACGGTCGACACCATGGCCGACGACGAAGCGCCACTCGTCGACGTGCGGGACATGATCGTGGTGCATACCGCGATGCTGCGCGAGTTCCGCCTGCTGCCCGCGGCCGTCGCCCGGGTCGAGCCGGGCGCGCTGAAGCGGGCCGTGGTGGTCGACCGGCACCTCGGCTTCCTGTGCGACATGCTGCACCACCATCACGCCGGCGAGGACGCCCTGCTCTGGCCGATGATGCGCGAGCGAGTGCCCGAGCAGGCGACCAGGCTGATCGACGAGGTCGAGAGCCAGCACGTCGGTCTGGATGCGGCGTTGGACGATGTCGCGGTGGCCCGCGCGGGGTGGCGCAGCCATGTCGACGCCGTACATCGCGACGAACTGGTCGCCAGGTTGCGCACGTTGTACGACCTGTTGAAGGCGCACCTGGAGCTCGAGGAGCGCAGCGTGCTGCCGCTTGCAGCAGCCGTACTCACCGAGGCCGAGTGGGCGGCGATCGGCGAGGCGGGAGCAGCCGGACTGCCGAAATCGACACTGCCGCTGGTCTTCGGGATGTTCGCCTACGAGGGCGATCCGGCCGTGCTGCAGGACATGTTGAAGGCAGCGCCGGCGCTCCCGCGGATGGTGATCCCGCGCATCGCGCCTCGGTTCTACGCTCGACGTGCACTACAGGTGCACGGCACGAGACACCCCTGAGCGGTCCGTCTCAGGCCGGAGCGTGCAGCTTGTAGACCTGCACCCGGCCGTTGCTCCACACCAGGTCGGCCAGCGTGCGCAGCCGCGAGGACACCTGGCTGGCGGTGGTGTCGGCGAAGAGGTACCGCACACCCTTGCCGTACAGGGTGTCGAGCACCTCGGGCGTCGGTGCGCTGAACGCGGCGGCGTTGAGGCGCAACCGTGCCGGGTCCCAGAAGCTCCGTCGGTACGCGGTGTGCGGATCGTGGAGCACGTTCGCCTGGTTCTGGTCCTCGTAGGCCCAGCCGCCGAGGTAGCTGCTGCGCTCGGTGAGGCCCTGCACCCAGTACGCGCGGTCGTCGCAGTGCGGCACGGTCACGGTGCCGACGCAGTAGATGTTCGTCGCGATCAGGTCGTCCTGCGGCGTGTGGGCCGCGACCCAACGCGCCCCGGCGACCTGCGCTGTCGCGAGGTGCCCGTCGTACGGCGGGGTGCGGGAGCGGGTGGACTGGGCGTAGTGGCCGACGGTGAGCAGCGTCGGGAGCGTGGAGGCGATCAGCACTCCGCCCGCGACGCCCGCGATGAGCACTCGGTGCAGCACGGGTCGGCGGCATATCAGTCTCAGCAGGAACGCGATTCCCACCACGACAAGCCCGACGAGTAGTACGACTGCGGCCGCCCTCTTCGCCGAGGCGGTGGGCTGGTGCCCACCGCCGAGGATACGGGCGACCGCCACGAGCAGCGTGCCGAGCACGCCGAAGCCGGCGACGGCCGTCACGATCCGCCATCGGGCAGCCGGCCGGGCGCGCGCCACGACGGCAGCGAAACCCCACACTCCGAAAACGGTCCACAGCGGATCGGTGCCGCGCACGAAGTAGTACTGGGATCCCTGCGGGTGGTCGATGACCGACAGCGCGATCTGCGCCGCGATCTCGACCCCGATCAGGATCCACACTCCGGGATCGGCGACATGCGGTCGGCGGAGGAGGAAGAGGCCGACCAGGCCGTAGCCGACCTGCAGCACGATCAGTACGAGCAGCAGCACTGCTAGTGCGCGGTGCTGCAGGTGGGAGTGGGAGGAGAACTGCTGGAACACCTTCAGGGAGCGCACCGTCGCATCCGGTCGGAAGGTCGATCCGCTGGTGCCTCCGGCGACGAAGCGGGAGCTGACCGCGATCACCACCGCCACCGCAGCCGTGGCGCACGCGGCCGCGGTCCGTCCCGTGCGGCGTGCGAGGGAGAGCAGCAGCGCCAGCCCTGCGCCGCCGAGCACCGTCGGCAATGACGAGGACTTGGCTCCGGAGAGTCCGATGGCGAGGAATACGAACAGGACCCAGGTGCCGGCGGACGCGCGCGCTCGACAGACGTCGATCAGCAGCCAGACGGTGAGCGCGATGAGCGGCAGCGAGAACATCTGCGATGGGGACAGCGGGATGTAGGAGTCCTGTGCGATCCCGGGCAGCCACTGCAGGAGAAGGAAACCCGGCGGCACGAGGATGAGCACGGCCGCGAGCAGACCGGCCCAGGCTCGCCGGGTCAGGTGCGCGGCCAGCAGGTAGGTCGTGGCGGTGAGCGCCGCATAGATGGGCAGGTACCAGAGCCGCGCGGTGACGGTGAGCACGTCGACACCGGACACCAGCGAATCCGCTGCCATGTGCGCGTTGGAGAACCAGTGGTACTTCAAGGTCTGGTTGCCCAGCTGCGGCACGACCGGCGGCACCGAGTGCCGGGCATCGGCGCTGATCGCGGCGTGCCAGTAAAGGTCCTGGTACCAGCGGCGAGTGCTCGGCGGCAGCGGGCTGACGCGGAAGGTGCCGTACGCGAGCAGCCCGATCGACACGACGTACGCCGCGGTCAGTCCCCAGGCGACGGGCACCGGCGTGCTGCTCTCGTAGCGCCCGGGTCGCAGGTGCACCCGCAGCGCGGGAACGGCGGCGAAGACCGCGAGCACGATCAACGGGTACGCCGCGAGCCAACCGCCCACCCCGAGGCCCACGAAGATCGCCCAGGCCACCAGCTGCACGACCAGGCCGACCACGAACGCCCAGGTGACCTCGCTCAGCAGGTCGCGTGACCGGCCCCGCAGTGCACGGTGGACGAGCGCTCCCGGCAGCAGGATCGACCAGAGGGAGGCCAGGAGATAGCGCGCGATGTCTGCGGACGAGACGCCGTACAGCGACGCGACGACCCAGCTCGCCGCGACCGCAACGACACCGGCGGCGACCCCCGAAGCCCTGCGGACATGATGAATCCGTCCCCCACCCGCGTCTGGCACGCACCGATCATCGCAGCGGAAGCTGCAAGCTGGCGCAACGTCCGGCGGGTTATTGCTGGACGTCGGCCGAGCGGCCATATCGATGCTGCGGAGCCGGTCAGGCGTGCGTCCCGCGCGGCACCACGTCATGCGCGTCGGCGGTGAATCCGGTGTTGCTCGAACCCGTCGCGGCGCAGCCGACCGCTCCGTTGTACGACACGTGGCACGGCAGGCCCGAGACCGTGAAGGTCCAGTTCGCCGGGATCACCGGTGCGTGCAGACCGCCGTCGATCGGGAGACGGTGGGGCGTGGCCCAGGCGTTGGAGGCCTTGGTCGGGATGACCTGCACGTCCGTGGCGCATCCCCAGGTCCAGGATCGGCCGGACAGCTGGATGTCCTCGAGCGCAGCGTTGCCGCAGATCTTCTTGGCCTGCGTGCTCGTCACGCCGTACGGCCGCGCCGTGTTGAACATGCACTCGACGCCGCCGGTATGCACCTCGCACAGCACGCCCTTCTGGCCGGTCGTGAACGTGTCACCCGTGTGCAGAGCCAGGATCGTGGTGCCTGCTGCGTGTGCCGGTGCGCCCATGCTGACCATCCCTGCCGTGGCGGCGAGAAGAACCCCTGCAGACAGCGCGACCTTGTGAAGCTTCATGCGTTTCTTACCCCCTGGTGATGTGCGCTGTGCTGATCCGATGGTCTGCTGATGCAGCCGGAGGGCAGAGTCGCGATGAATCTGAACTAGAGACGCGCGATGGCCCGAAATGGTTGGTACCCGGCCTCAGCGCCGCTCGAATGCCGCAAAGAGGTCAGCCGCGCGCTCGATGACGCGTGACCGAACGCGGATAGATTCGGCCCGTGGCAGACCTCGGCCCGGTGAGCTGGCCGCCACCGTCGATCACGACGAAGCGGCTCGTGCTGCGCGAACCCGAGGCGCACGACCGCCCCGTGTTCATCGAGCTGCTCACATCGCCGGATGTCCATACCTACCTCGGTGGACCTCGCGCTCACGACGATGTCGAGCGGGCGATGCCTGCCGTCCTTCCCTCTCGGCCGGGCCTTTTCGTGGTCAGGCTCGACGGGGACATGATCGGCACGGTGACGCTCGAGCGGCGCGACGCGGAGCGTCCCGGGCACACCCGCCCAGAAGCGCGGGAGATCGAACTCGGTTACATGTTCCTGCCCCGGGCGTGGGGGTTCGGGTATGCCGCAGAAGCCTGCGTCGCTGCGCTCGACTGGGTGGCGGGTGCACTTCCAGGCGAGCCGGTGGTGCTGTGCACCCAGACCGCGAACGCCCGCTCGCTGCGGGTGGCGCAGCAGTTGGGCTTCGTCGAGGTCGAGCGGTTCGAGGAGTTCGGTGCCGAGCAGTGGTTCGCGACTCTAGAGTGATTCGATGCCGAATGCCGTTGCCAGGCCTTCGCGTCCGGCCGGCGTCAGGTCGACGGCGCGGTGCGCGGGCGAGCGGCGTACCCAGTCGAGGGCGACCATCCGGTCGAACAGCCCACGTCCGAGCGCACCGCCCAGGTGGTGCTGCTGCTCGGTCCAGTCGATGCAGTAGCGGACCGTGCGGCGCCTCGGTGCGAGCGTGACGCGGAAGTCGTCGAGGAAGGCCCGACCCGCGTCGGTCAGCTCGTAGTCGATCTCGCTGCCGGCACCCTGCGGCCCTTCCTTGGGGGTGCGCTGTCCGTCTCCTCCGGTGAGGTGGTGCCGCTCGAGCATCGATGTCATCAAGGCCACCCCAAGGCGCCCGGCCAGGTGGTCGTAACAGGTCCGCGCCGTCCGCAGCTGGGCCGCGCGGGTGCCCTGGCGCAGCGACCGCACGGGGCGGCGCGGCGCGAACGGCTGCAGGGTCTCGATGAGCCGGCCGACCTCGGGACCAGCGAGACGGTAGTAGCGGTACCGGCCATGCGGTTCGACGACGAGCATCCCGGCGTCGACCAGGCGACGCAGGTGACTGCTGGCGGTGGCCGGGCTGACGCCCGCCTCGTCCGCCAGCCGGGAGGCCGGGAGCGACCGGCCGTCGTCCAGTGCCAACAGCATCCGGCACCGCCCGGGGTCGGCCAGCACCGCGCCCACCGCGGACAGATCCACGTCGCCCAGTTCGCTCATCTCTTCACGGTAGGACCGGATCGCTTCGACGGCGATCGAAGGGATCCGTGCCTAGCGTCGATCACATGACCGACTCGAGCCGTCGTACCGGATCCGCCGCCCTGGCCCTCGCCGGGACGAGCCTGGGATACGGCGTCGTCCAACTGGATGTGACCGTCGTGAACGTCGCGGTGTCCTCGATCCGCAACGACCTCGGCGGCAGCATCAGCGCGGCCCAGTGGGTGGTCGACGCCTACACGGTCACCTTCGCTGCACTGATCCTGTCCGCGGGTTCGCTGGCCGACCGGATCGGCGCCAAACGGCTGCTCATCGTCGGATTCGCATTATTCACAGCGGCATCCGTCGCCTGCGGCATTGCTCCGAGTCTGGGCTGGCTCATCGCGTTCCGCGCCGTGCAGGGCATCGGTGCGGCCGCCCTGGTGCCGTGTTCCCTGACGGTCCTCAACCACGCCTACCCCGACGACGCGGGCCGGGCGCGCGCGGTCGGATTGTGGGCGGCCGGCGCGAGCATCGGACTCTCCGGAGGGCCGCTGCTCGGCGGTGCGCTGATCGCGGCGTCGAGCTGGCGGCTGATCTTCCTGATCAACCTTCCTCTCGGGATCTTGGGCGCAGTGCTCATCGCCCGGTACGCAGAAGAGACCTCGCGATCGCCGCGCGCCTCGATCGACCCGCCGGGTCAACTGTTGGGGGTCGTCACCCTGGGGGCGCTCGCGGCCGCGGTCGTCGAGGGCGGGTCACGCGGCTTCGCCGATCCCGTCGTGCTGGCCGGTCTGGTGGCCGCGACCGTTGCTGCGATGGGCTTCGTCCTGGTCGAACGACGCCGCGCCGCACCGCTGTTGCCGCTCGGTCTCTTCCGGTCGCCGACGTTCGCCGCCACGACCGCCATCGGGCTGGTCATCAACATCGCCTTCTACGGCTTGATCTTCGTGCTCGGCATCTACTTCCAGACCGTCCGCGGCTACTCACCGCTGGCCACCGGTCTGGCATTCGCACCCACCACGGCGGTCGTGCTCATCGCCAATATCGCTGCGGGCCGGTTGGTTTCCAGCTTCGGCACCCGCAGGGTGATCGCCGCCGCGGCGTCGGTCTTCGCCGTCGCGCTCGTGGCGATGCTCGCCGCCGGCCGCAGCACGCCGTACCTCGCGCTCGTCGTGCAGCTCACGCTTCTCGGCGCGTCGCTCGGTGTCATCGTGCCCGCCATGACGTCGGCGCTGCTCGGGTCGGTGGACCGGGATCGGTCGGGCATCGCGTCCGGTGCGCTGAACACCGCTCGGCAGGCGGGCAGCGTGATCGGGGTGGCCCTCTTCGGCGCGTTCGCCGCGCACTCCGTCGTGCACGGCCTGCGGGTCTCGCTGGTGGTCGCCGCAGTCCTGGCCGTCGTCACGGTTCTGCTCGCACTGCCGCTTCACCCCGCCGCGTCCGGCGCCGGGGACAGACTGGGCCATGACCGATCACACGTCCCCCGACAGGGGTGAGACCCCCACCGAGCGGATGGACCGCAACTGGGAGGAGTTGCTGCAGGAGCTGCGCGTCACCCAGACGGGCGTGCAGATCCTGGCCGGATTCCTGCTGACGCTGCCCTTCCAGCAGCGTTTCGGCACGCTCGACCGCCTCGAACGAGGTGAGTACGCCGGCGCCGTCGTCTGCGCGGTGAGCGCCACCATCTTGTTGATCGCGCCGGTCAGCTCGCACCGGCTGCTCTTCCGCCGACACGAGAAGGACGTGCTCGTGGCGCTCGCGAGTCGACTGGCGAAGGCCGGGCTGGCCGCTCTCGCCGCGACCATCGTGTTGGCAGTGCTCCTGGTCTTCAGCCTGCTCGTGGGCCAGATCGCCGGCCTCGTCGCGGCGGGAGTGGCCGTACTCAGCTTCATCGGGTTGTGGGTGATGCTGCCGCTCAGCGCGAGCCGGTCCGCCCAGCGGCGGCGCTCCTCGGCGCCGTCGCAGGGAGCCTGACCCGCGTCGGCAGGGGAATCGGGTGGGTTCTCATCCGCTGTCGAGGTGAGTGCCCGAACTAGAGTCACGCGCGGTGGGTGCCGTTGGTTCTCAGACCCGCCCGCCGTTTCCGCACCCCTCGTGAAGGGCAGTCCCGCCGTGAATCGTGTGCACCTCGCCGCCGCCACCGCATTCGTCACCGCGGTGGCCCTGACGCCCGGCGTCACCGCCGGTGCGAGCGCTCCGTCCGCCGGCCGCACGGTGCTGGTCGACTCCGGTGTGATCGGTGGCGCCTCCGGTGCCCGTGTGCACTTCGGCAGTCCGGCGCCCGATGCGACGCCGATGTCGCTCACGCTGCAGCTGCCCCTGCGCAACCAGGCGCTGGCAGACCGCCTCATCGCCCGCGGCACCGTGTTGAGCCAGGCGCGGTATGCGGCCCTGGTGGCGCCGTCCGCCGCCTCGATCGCCCGGGTGCGGTCATGGGCGACCGGTCGTGGCTTCACCGTCACGTCCGTCAGTCGCAACTCCGGCCAGGTCATGGTCGAGGCGAGCGTCGGACGGGTCGACTCGGCGTTCGGCGTGCGCGTGCACTCCGCATCCCTCGGCACCCGCCGCGGGCTCGCGGTCACCAGCAATCCGACAGTGCCGAATTCACTGGGACTGAGCGGGATAGCGGGCTTGAACGCTCTCGGCCGGGCGCACACGACCCACATCAAGCTCCCGACCCACGCCCGATCGGCCGCTTCCACGAGCGGCCGGGTCGCGCCGAAGGCCGTCTCGGACGGATCCAAGGCGTGTGCGACGTACTGGGGCAGCCACCTCTATCCGAGCGCGTCGGGCCAGAAGTTCGCGCTCGAGTCCAACTACCTGTGCGGCTACCTGCCCGCCGACCTGTCCACGATGTACGGCGTGCAGGCCGCACAGTCCAAGGCGCCGGCCATCGGGCTGCTGCTCTGGGGCAACGAACCGGCCATGCTCGCGCAGACCAACAGGTACATGAGCGCGTACGGATACCCGCAGCTGAAGACCTACGTCACGAACGTCGCGGCCAGCAACGCCCAGGTCCAGGCCCGCCACGACGACTGCGACCCCTACAACGCCGGCGGTGAGACCGCACTGGACGTGCAGTCCTCGCACGCGATCTCGCCCAACTCACCCATCTACTACTACGGCGCGAAGAGCTGCTACGACAACGACTTGTCGACGGAGCTGCAGCTCATGGTCGACCAGCACAAGGTCTCGACCATCTCGATGTCGTTCGGTGGGTACCAGGACGACGCGGGCAGCCTGATGCCCGCGGACCGAGCGGCATACGACCGCGCGCTCCAGCAGGCATCCCTCACCGGCATCAGCACCTTCGCTGCCAGCGGCGACGACGGCGACAACTCCACGCAGACCACCGATGCCGCCCCGCACGTCGGCTACCCGGCGAGCAGCGCCTACGTCACGGCAGTCGGCGGTACCTCGATCGGCTACTACCAGAACGGAACT
Coding sequences within:
- a CDS encoding HNH endonuclease, with the protein product MLAAAYSQAKLDRHRLDLGDLESQAAECAAIANAATAVQNVRVAQYAATERTTGADGTDLEIDRGIGHVEEFADTDLAPAMCWSERQATARVGEAVDAVAVAPALLDLMGAGAIDSWRLRRITEILAYAPDHIASHVVDTLIARGVTGWTPVQISRRTRTLLTRLDPIAAETQHSAAARDAIGVFVSPSAYTGYTDLRATLPTERAHAAYAAVDALARELHAETTTGKTLAQCRADALTDLILANAHIETTVVFQVPVDRTPGNGEPSAVSAIGDVDVAGVGTICGDTVRRLTAELGTRIARVLTDPTAGTHLDTTTRTYSPTVAIRRFVETRDEHCRFPGCTAPPKNCDADHVIPWPRGETTPANLQLLCRHHHRAKHETGWRVRMTDNGECTWTSPTGRIYETRPEAMIRAELMQLTA
- a CDS encoding DinB family protein, whose protein sequence is MATFTSSDLLHGAEFTDVDLGGSRFVRTDFSGVTMRAVDVQGTDIDAPWLSAADGGLLINGVDVVAFVEAELDRRFPGRAQRRAATPDDLRAAWAALEATWAATGERVASMPRGTVDVSVAGEWSYAQTLRHLIMATDTWLGRAILGVERPYHPIGLPNSEYETDGYDLSVFTDATPPYDEILAVRAEHVAMVRDFIAALTAQDLARSCRHPWAPDRRVSALACLHTILEEEWAHHRYAVRDLASIIGQPETGISADD
- a CDS encoding LuxR C-terminal-related transcriptional regulator: MTTQRHRSLADELTVGTRGDTDLSALAARICAAVRRHVPFDFGCLATTDPSTGLISWTYKTRPLAVGDEEFAAAEYGGPDINQFSQIATRPDPVGVLSIDTGGAPQECRRFREFLAPSFGFTDELRVTFRAQGLIWGALAIYRGAAEPPFTAADARVVSAVQSQVADLIRGAAFSPRRSGSESAGGPSVIIVDGADRVANITAAADARIEDLGGWDNGSLPATVLAATAAARSTPELAMTRAMGRSGSWLTVRATRFAAGPANEAAPPPDDVVVTIDDTTAAEICAMTLAARGLSRREQDVAAMVLQGAATSAIAAALHLSPHTVQDHLKSIFAKLGVNSRREMVSSLVVR
- a CDS encoding hemerythrin domain-containing protein → MNTDRHSHTTRCWWNAEQARWVCRPVTDTAESVVDTVDTMADDEAPLVDVRDMIVVHTAMLREFRLLPAAVARVEPGALKRAVVVDRHLGFLCDMLHHHHAGEDALLWPMMRERVPEQATRLIDEVESQHVGLDAALDDVAVARAGWRSHVDAVHRDELVARLRTLYDLLKAHLELEERSVLPLAAAVLTEAEWAAIGEAGAAGLPKSTLPLVFGMFAYEGDPAVLQDMLKAAPALPRMVIPRIAPRFYARRALQVHGTRHP
- a CDS encoding GNAT family N-acetyltransferase, whose protein sequence is MADLGPVSWPPPSITTKRLVLREPEAHDRPVFIELLTSPDVHTYLGGPRAHDDVERAMPAVLPSRPGLFVVRLDGDMIGTVTLERRDAERPGHTRPEAREIELGYMFLPRAWGFGYAAEACVAALDWVAGALPGEPVVLCTQTANARSLRVAQQLGFVEVERFEEFGAEQWFATLE
- a CDS encoding ArsR/SmtB family transcription factor, whose amino-acid sequence is MSELGDVDLSAVGAVLADPGRCRMLLALDDGRSLPASRLADEAGVSPATASSHLRRLVDAGMLVVEPHGRYRYYRLAGPEVGRLIETLQPFAPRRPVRSLRQGTRAAQLRTARTCYDHLAGRLGVALMTSMLERHHLTGGDGQRTPKEGPQGAGSEIDYELTDAGRAFLDDFRVTLAPRRRTVRYCIDWTEQQHHLGGALGRGLFDRMVALDWVRRSPAHRAVDLTPAGREGLATAFGIESL
- a CDS encoding MFS transporter; amino-acid sequence: MTDSSRRTGSAALALAGTSLGYGVVQLDVTVVNVAVSSIRNDLGGSISAAQWVVDAYTVTFAALILSAGSLADRIGAKRLLIVGFALFTAASVACGIAPSLGWLIAFRAVQGIGAAALVPCSLTVLNHAYPDDAGRARAVGLWAAGASIGLSGGPLLGGALIAASSWRLIFLINLPLGILGAVLIARYAEETSRSPRASIDPPGQLLGVVTLGALAAAVVEGGSRGFADPVVLAGLVAATVAAMGFVLVERRRAAPLLPLGLFRSPTFAATTAIGLVINIAFYGLIFVLGIYFQTVRGYSPLATGLAFAPTTAVVLIANIAAGRLVSSFGTRRVIAAAASVFAVALVAMLAAGRSTPYLALVVQLTLLGASLGVIVPAMTSALLGSVDRDRSGIASGALNTARQAGSVIGVALFGAFAAHSVVHGLRVSLVVAAVLAVVTVLLALPLHPAASGAGDRLGHDRSHVPRQG
- a CDS encoding DUF6328 family protein, which encodes MTDHTSPDRGETPTERMDRNWEELLQELRVTQTGVQILAGFLLTLPFQQRFGTLDRLERGEYAGAVVCAVSATILLIAPVSSHRLLFRRHEKDVLVALASRLAKAGLAALAATIVLAVLLVFSLLVGQIAGLVAAGVAVLSFIGLWVMLPLSASRSAQRRRSSAPSQGA
- a CDS encoding S8 family serine peptidase, producing the protein MNRVHLAAATAFVTAVALTPGVTAGASAPSAGRTVLVDSGVIGGASGARVHFGSPAPDATPMSLTLQLPLRNQALADRLIARGTVLSQARYAALVAPSAASIARVRSWATGRGFTVTSVSRNSGQVMVEASVGRVDSAFGVRVHSASLGTRRGLAVTSNPTVPNSLGLSGIAGLNALGRAHTTHIKLPTHARSAASTSGRVAPKAVSDGSKACATYWGSHLYPSASGQKFALESNYLCGYLPADLSTMYGVQAAQSKAPAIGLLLWGNEPAMLAQTNRYMSAYGYPQLKTYVTNVAASNAQVQARHDDCDPYNAGGETALDVQSSHAISPNSPIYYYGAKSCYDNDLSTELQLMVDQHKVSTISMSFGGYQDDAGSLMPADRAAYDRALQQASLTGISTFAASGDDGDNSTQTTDAAPHVGYPASSAYVTAVGGTSIGYYQNGTRAVTAGWEDQFLTQPSPTAVPTSVVPNHEIYGSGGGVSSVSTIPTWQKGVVSGSTTHRVVPDVAALADPYTGYQIRDTYYTENANGVPTGVGVEEYDTYGGTSLATPIVAAIVALAKAYNNVAVGLATPRLYAMLGTSALLDVNAPSSAGVYYESPSYGEELVVLDGKPQNLVTKAGWDPVTGVGEPNGMSFIAAFR